Below is a window of Candidatus Thermoplasmatota archaeon DNA.
TTCTGCCCCATAATTGACATGATCCCGTGGTTTCGCATAGATGAGTGATTTTAAACCACCGACAAGCAATACATGCTTGATGCCCCACGTTTCAACAGCATCTTTGATGAAATATTTTACCTGTTCCGGCTTATCAGCTCCCGCATACTCCCTATAAATTTCCTCTGTTGTTTTAATGAAGGTTTTTACATTATGATTGTTTTTGTGGTCAACAAGCTTCTGAAGAATTGATGAAAAGGTTGAAGGGGAAATAATTACGAGGTCATATTCACTCGTTTTCGGCAATATAGCCTTTTCCGGATTGTCAAAAGTGACTGTTATGTCGGCGCTGCCAGCAATATAAATTTTTCCTATTGCAGGTGCATATCGGATAGGGTAGATATTGACAATAACAAAAGTGACATGTTTGCCATCAGCGTTTAGTCCACAACCAACATTATAGCTGTACCAAGAAGAGGGAAAAGGATTGGAGCTTCTATATATTGCCCCATCTTTCCTTGGGGGAACGATATATCCTTTCATCGGTGAAAGGGGCGCTGGCGCCGGTGAAGGCATTATCTCATCTGAAATTGTCATCTCTTGAATTCTTTTTGGTGCAACCTCAACCCTGACATTTCTAACGCCAAAGGGAAGTTCGACCGTATTTAATACCCGCGGGAGCATCGGTTGACCGGGGTTCATTATATACAAGCCCTCCTCGTCAAAAAAGAGTTGTACATAACTATTATCGCCTTCAACAAGTGTTGGTATCGTAAAATCGATGGTCATGCTCTTAGATGTAGTTTCTGCATCCAGAGTATCCATATCAGCGTTCATGGCAACCCCGCTCACCCCTCCAAAAATTATCACACATACCGATATTATTGATATAATTTTTTTCATATTATCTACTGAAATATATCGTCTTTTGTATATAAAAGCTTTATTTAGCAACAAGTAGAATGATAAAGGGTTTTGCAGATTCCGGAAAAAACACGGCTTTAACGACAGAAGTTATATATCCGCAAAAGCGCGAGAGGCAGGCAATATCAAATAAAATTTTACAACCTTTTTCTGATCAAAAAGAAGAGCAGCACCCCGGCAATTATGATTCCGAATGCAATAGCAGTATAATCGTTCCTTTTTTCCTCCATTGTTATTTCTGCCACATTAGTTCCAAAAAGGGCAGAATCGGCACTGTCATATGATTTTACCAAGTATTTCAATCCCTCACCATATCTCCCCTTTGTAATTAGTTCGCTTCCTTTTTCATATTCTTTCATAGCTTTATTATCATTTTTGGCAATTTTTGCCATTTCGGCCCTTCTCTCCGCTATACTCAATGCCACAGAGGCAAATTCGCTCTTTATATCGTTATTTCCTATTTTTTTTATAATATCTCTCATATTTTGAAGGGTTATACGGTAACTGCTGTTCCATGCGCTGGTTACAAGCCTTCCTTCATTGTCATTGGCTACCAAAAAAATTTTTTGCATTAGAATTGCCTGTTGTTGCATTCCGGTATCCGATGCAGTAAGTATTTTGCCAGCATCTTCCGGTATGAGTCTGGTCAGCTCCTCCACCCTGTCGTTTTCCGTTATAAATACATCCTCGACTCTGTTGCAATCGCCGGTAATATTTCCATGGCCGAATTTGCTGAGCAACTTTAATGCTATATCTGATGCTTCTCCGTTCTTATATGCCCGGATTATGTTTGTATCGGATATGTGAACCGGGATGAAAATGGATGAGCACTGGTCGGGTGCAAACCATCCCATACTCAGGATGTCAAACCTGTTATATGGAATTTTAAAAACCGCGGCCGCTTTTTCCTTACCCTCACACATTCCTCTCATATCATCGCTATGCAAACGAGACCAATTCATCATGTCCTTCGGGGTAATCGAGCCATATTTTGATCGTATCCTATCCATCATCTCATTTTCCCATGTAAAATATTCATAACATACCTGCAGCTTTGCCGTTTTTCTGCTGCAGTCGAGCACATTGACCCTGAAAAATCCGACTACCTTGCCTCCTCCCTTTTTTATTTCCATTCTTTCTCCGAACGGAACTTGCCTTACCACCGCACTATCCTCTCCCACACCCACAACTTTTATCCCGAGCAATGAACCAAGGTGCACAGATCTTCCTTTTCTCACGTTCCCTTCAAATGTTTTGTCAAATGAGCTTGCGATGAATGCTTTTTTCAAAAAATTTTTTTCCCATAACTCTTTAGGATAATTTGACATGGCAGCAATATCGTGAACTTCTGTAATGGCATAGTTAAAGGCGTTAGCTTCCATAACAAACGCTTCTTCGGGGCCGACAACAAACAAATTTTCTGCCACGCCCGGGGCATGCATGGTCACTGTTTCAATGAGAAGGTCTCTGGCTTCTTTTTCGCTGCTTGCGCTCTGGCATGCATATCTTATCCAGTCAAAATCATCCCATGCGTTTCGTGTCGGATTTATCCAGTAAGAAGGTACATCGGCATCTCCGTACGCTATGCCCGCATCGCTGAGTGCCATCCCCGCCTTTATAATATCCGGGGGCACATCGCCTTTTGTAGCAACCCCTATGAACTTATGCTGTGTTATAAAGTGTATGTCCCTGCCGGTCCATGGGGTATGATAATCATAGCCGTAACTTTTGTTAACCATGAAAAGTACCTGCAACCCGGGTCTGGACGGATCGCGGACCTTGAGAAGGAGGTTGTAATCGCCAGCAGTGGCATCCCCAATTGCAATGATGTCCTTGCATGCCACGGCCCCCTGGGCAATCAAAATTAGGATGGAAAGAGCCGCCAGCAAACCCAGCAAGCGTTTCATATGTATTAATAGAATTCGCTAATAAAAGGTTAATGCATTGTCTGGCTATCACAGGAAACTTTTTAGGGCATTACGCCGATTATGAAATGTGACCCTTGTATTGGTAAGGTATGGCGAGATAGGGCTCAAAAGCGAGCATGTAAGAAAGCAATTTGAGGATTTGCTGATTGCCGACATAAAAAAAGCTCTTTCTCATTATGGGATAAAGCATAAAATAAAAAAAACATGGGGCAGAATTTTTGTTGAAGTTGACGATTTTGAGCAGGCGGTCAAACCCCTCAAAAACGTTTTTGGTATAACGTCATTTTCACCCGCGGCGGAAACAGAAGCGAATCTAGAAAGCATATCCAGGGCTGTTGCAGATTATGCAAAAACGATCAATAAAAATGAATCGTTTGCCATCCGTGCAAGAAGAACAGGAAACCATGATTTTACCAGCCAGAATGTGGCCGCACGAGCCGGGCAGGCCGTGGTGGATGCAACACACGCCCCTGTCAATTTAAAAAATCCCGATAAGGAAATATTCATAGAAGTGAGGGATGAAAAAGCTTTTATTTTCTCCAAAAAAATTGAGGGGACAGGAGGTATGCCATATGAGAGTCAGGGAAAGGCAATAGGACTTGTAAAAGATGAGAAAGATATGCTTGCATCATGGCTGATGATGAGGCGAGGCTGTACCGTCGAATTTGTGTGCAATAAAAAAATGAAAGATAAAATAAAGGAAAAATGCATGTGGAGGGATGTGAATACCCATGTTCATGAAGAGAATATCTACGCATTTGCAGAAAGCCTTGCCATCAAAAAAGGGGCAAAGGCAATAATAACTGGTGAAGAATCATTTGAAAAAAGAAAACTACCCGTCTTTTACCCCTTACTAGGATTTTATGAGGTGAAAAAATAAGAATAGTTGTCTTTGGAGCAGGGGCTCTTGGTTCGTTCATTGGCGGCATGCTGTCCAGAAAACATGATGTTTTGTTAATTGGAAGGAGAGACCATGTTCATGCGATAAAGAAAAATGGATTGAAAATATCTGGAAAGACAAATTTTATTGCTTACCCGGACGCAACTGTTACCATGAAGGAGGGCAACGAGATTGACATAGTCATATTGGCTGTAAAAGCTTATGATACGGAGAAAGCAGTGAAAAAAATTGCGAATATATGTTCTGCGCCCATACTGTCGCTGCAGAACGGAATAAAAAATGAAGAAATAGTCATGGAAATCTCGGGTGAAAAAAGAGCGATAGGTGGCATTACGACCCATGGGGTGAGATATATATCGCCGGGGGAGGTATGTCATACAGGGGTGGGAGAAACAATAATAGGGGAGATGGACGGTTCGATTAGCGAGAGAATAAAAAAATTTGCAAATATGTTAAGTGAATGCAGAATAGAAACGAAAATAAGCGAGGACATACGCAAAGAAATATGGCGTAAAGCGATTGTCAATGCTGCCATCAACCCCCTTACAGCCATTTTGAGATGTAAGAATGGATATCTCCTTGAAACCACGCACACTAAAAAACTGATGGAAGATATCTGCAAGGAAGCAACCATGGTTTCAAAAAGTGCCGGCATAGATGTAGGAAACGATGTTATTAAAAAAGTAAAAGAAGTTGCGTATCTAACCAGAGAAAATCATTCTTCAATGCTCCAATCAGCCATTAGAAATAAAAGAACGGAGATAGACTACATAAATGGCGAAATTGCAAGGATTGGCAAAAAAAATGGAATTGAAACGCCGATAAATTCAACACTTGTTGCCATCATAAAAGCGATGGAAAAGTAGCCGCTGTTGCCCCATAGGGCATCGGTTTTTCTAAGCAGCAGTGAAACCGATATCACGGCAGATTTACGGTATCCGGGTTGGCCTTGTGGTCATTCTTGCGTCCCAAAGGGACCCAAAGATACAGATAATGTCGCTCCACACTTGCACCCCTAATCACTTATCATAAGGGCCTTCTTATGGAGCATTAAAATAATGGGACAGCAGTTAAAAATGTTATGGAAGGGCAACCTTTTTGAGGTTTTGCCCCATATGTTGTATGAACTGTATATCTATACGTTCCGTGAGCAGGAACGAACTCATTGACATAACCGGGCAGTGGAGAATGGCTACGTCATCCTCTACGTGCCCCACACCACCACTGCCATTACAATAAACGAAGGGGCATACCCTGTGTAAAGCATGACCTTATCACCATATGGAAGGCAACAGCGATGCTCACATTAAGTCAAGCATCATAGGCTGTGGCCAGACCGTGCTCATAGAAAATGGTAAATTGCTGTTAGGCACATAGCGGCATATTTTCTTCTTTGAAGGAGACGGACCAAGAACAAGAAAGGAGTATGTGGAAATCATCGGGAAAAGAGAGTGATAAACAACCTGCCGTTAGCCCAATTTATTTACCCCTACAAAATTGAAAAATCAGTAGAAAATGTAAAAATGTAGGGATAATCATTTTATGTATTTCCTGTATTCATTGATGTACCGCCTGAAGAACCATGTTGCAAATATTGTTTCATCTCCATTTATCTGACTGCGCTCGAGGGCATTGTAATAGCCTGTACGATGTGCATAATCTATAATGAGCATCGGATAGCCGTGCTTTTTGAGAACAAAATTTGCGAATAGTCGTAAAATGCGTCCATTTCCGTCAGCAAATGGATGAATGGTAACAAATTTGAGATGAACAAATGCTGCAAGATGAACAGGATGAAATCCGCCTTTATTTTTGCGGTACCATGCAAAAAAATTCCGAATAAGGTTGTCCAGTTCTATAGGCGTGGGCGGTTCAAAGGAGCTTCCCGATATCCCGATGCTGTGTTTTCGTGTCATGCCTGCAACGTCATGCTTTGTGTACTGAAACAGTTTTTTGTGCCACTGAAGTACAAGCTTCAGGGAGATATCGCCGCCGTGTGCAAGCATGTCACAGAAAATCTCTTTATGGGCTTCTGTTTCGCGCACATCCTCCACAGGCCTTCTCGAGGGTGTGATGCCCTTTTCAAGCAGGTCTGCCGTTTCCCTGAGGGTGAGTGTTGAACCCTCTATTTTGTTGGTGTGGTAGGTAAAACGAATGGCAAATTGTCCGGTATCCTTTTCCCTCAGGGAAGGTGGCTTCGTTTTTTGCTCGTTTGTATAGCCTCTCTTTATTTTGTCGAAATAGGGATACCACCGTTCTTCACAGATTTCGATGAAAAATTTTTCTTTCATCCCCTCAATATTGCCGGGTATTTCCTTTCCAATATATTTTTCCTTCTTTCGAACTTCACTGCCCACCCTGTAACTGTGCTCGAGGTAATAATATGAATTGCCGCCAATGTTTTTTTCTTTAGCGAAACCATACCCTTATTACCCCTACAAATTTATAAATTTTACTATTTTTAATAAAATGTAGGGGTAAAACAATGTCCTCGCACCGGCAGGCATCTGTATAAGAAAGGGAGAGCGACAGGAATGACTGAAACTGCACGACACATGAAGGAACATTTATATGGTGCCATAACCTAATAAGAAAGGTGATTATAAAGCAAGGAGAGGACGGGTACTATGTTTCAGAAGTTATCGAGCTGCCCGGATGCCATACACAGGCAAAGTCCGTCGACGAACTTATTGACCGTACAAAGGAGGTCATCTCCTCATACCTTGAATGTCAGAATGTTTAGGGAATGAATTAGACTCCAAATTTTGCACAGTATAAATTTTATAAGCACATAGTTCATTCATCTTACAAGAGGAAAATTAATGAGAAATGATAATACAAAGAAATCCATATTCCAAGGTTATTTTAAAGAGGTGAGAAGTAAATGTCTTACTCAAGATTCCACCGAGGGCACACTTAGGACACCATTTGAAAATTTTATTAATAAAATTTAAAAATCACTCAAAAAGCCAGTCTTCATCCGTCATTTTATAAGAAATAATTTCTTGAGGGCTAAACCATAGGGCTATTTCGTGCTTTGCCATTTCTTCGGAATCGCTTGCATGGACAATGTTCCTTCCTATTTCCTGGGCATAGTCGCCCCGTATTGTGCCTGGCATTGCCTCGTCTGGATTGGTGGAGCCTACCATAGCTCTTACTCTTCCAATGACATTATTTCCCTCCAAAACCATTGCCAGGACAGGGCCCGAGGTTATGTATTCTATTAGCCCGTCATAAAAAGGCTTGCCCTTATGTATGGCATAATGCTTTTCTGCCAGTTCTTTTGATACCGACATGAACTTGATTGCAGCAATTTTTAGTCCTGCTCCCTCAAATCTTTCAATAATTTTTCCTGCAAGCCTTCGCTGCACTCCATCTGGCTTCACCATCACAAAAGTTCTTTCCGTCATTTTACCTGCTGAAACGCTTTGTCCATCGCACTCTCCTGGGCTCCCTCCCAAACTTCAAAAAATTCTTTCTGCATTTACTGGAACAGAAATAGTACACTGTCCCATCTTTTTTTACATACATTGAACCCGTACCAGGCTCTATTTCCTCTCCACAGAAAGTACATTTTCTTTTTGTTACCATATTATTTCACTGATAATTTTCTAGCTTCTCTTTCGGCTTCTCTCAACATAAGAATATCCCCGAGTCTGACAGGGCCCATAACATTTCTCGTTAAAACTCTGTTTTTTTCGCTCCCTTCCAGTACCTTTACCCTGACTTGTGTCACCTCTCCGCACATACCAGATTTGCCTATAACTTCTACAACTTCCGCGGGGATACTTTCCTCAGCCATGGTTATCTCTTAATTTCCTGCAGTTTTTTAGCTACGTCATCCACAATGCTTTTTCCTTCGCCCTCATCAATTATGGCAATGGCGGCGGTCGGAACTTTCAGTCCAGCAGCTCTCCCAAGATCATCCTTTGAAGGAACGTAGGCATATGGCACTTCCTTCTCCTCGCATAAAAAGGGTATATGGGCAAGTATCTCCTCAGGGCTCACGTCAGTAGCCATCACAACAAGTTTTGCCTGCTTTCTCTCCGCCTGCTTGGTCACTTCGTTAGTGCCTTTTCTTATCTTTCCAGTGTCTCTCGCTTTTTCAACTGCTTCATATACCTTGCTTGTCAATTCTTCCGGCATTTCAAATTTTACATACATTGGCATTTTATCGCCTCCTTCTGGTTTTACCATCATTATTCATAGGCAGAAATCGAAATAGGGATGGAATATATAAGCATGGTGGTTGGGACTTTGGCACTTCGAGATATACTGAAATTATTATATACGATATTGCCCATATATGTATCATGAAGCATCACAGCCGTTTTTATACCCATACCACTCTTTTGATTGTTGTCTCCTTGCTGTGCGCACCGCTTGTAACGCCATCTTTTTTCGCCTCTCGTACGAATTCTGCAGGACAGTTTGCCATCAACCTCGACTGCAGTACGGACAACGGCACCATTGTTCCATACGCCGAGCTGAACTCGGGACCGCTCCCCATCCATTATGTGAAAGGCAATGACATCACAGGGCAATACAAAGAGGTAGGAATTGATTTCATCCGTACCCATGATTTCTACGGGCCAACAGACATAAGTACCATCTTTCCTGACTGGAATGCAGACCCCGAAAAAGAGGAAAGCTACAATTTCACCAGCAGCGATTACTACATCACAGGCATCGTAAATGCAGGGTGCTGCATATTCTACAGATTGGGAGAGAGCGCAAGTGATAATGAAACACTCCGCCAGCCGCCGCAAAACTTCAGCAAATGGGCAGAAATATGCAAGCATGTCGTCATGCATTACAACGACGGATGGGACAGCGGCTACAACTACAATATCACCTACTGGGAGATATGGAACGAACCAGATCTTGATGGCTTCTGGAATGGAACGGCAGAGCAGTACTATGAATTATACAAAGCGGCAGTCCAAATCCTCAAGGAATACAACGAATCACTCAAAATCGGGGGGCCGTGCACCTCATCGGTGGGCAACGCCAACTATACCACGGGCTTTCTGGACTACATAACGGAAAACGAGCTGCCTCTTGATTTTTTCTCGTGGCACATGTATGCCGACAGTCCCGACGAGCTGTACATGGCATCACGTACAGTCCGAAAAATGCTTGATGATTACGGCCTCGCAGACTGCGAGAACATAAACACCGAATGGAATATAAACATACTTTCGCCCCAGCGGGACAACGACAACGCCAAAAATGCTGCCTTCACCGCCTGTGTCCTCACGGCATTTCAAGATGCTGGCATTGACCATGCTTTCAGGTATCGTGGCACACAGGACAACAACTTGCTAATGAAGTTGCTCGGTTTTGACCTCAGCATCTTTGCATACGACGGCACCTACAAAACGCCTGCCCTAACATATCTTGCAATGCATTATCTCGTGAGAGACGGTCCCATCCGCCTCTCTACTCCTCCAATGAATACTTCCGATGGCATATCATATCTTGCAGGCATTTCAGGGGATAAAACAAACGTGAGTGTTCTCATAAGCAACTACGATGCGCCTGATGTTTCATACACACTCAACATAGCAAACCTTCCGTGGAATGAATGCACCGCCGTCTACTATCTCATTGATGACAGCCATCATCTCGAAATAACGGAGAATGAAACGCTCTCATCCTCTAACTGCAGCATAACCACGACCATCGAGAGCAACACAGTTCAATTCATCCGCCTTACGAACTCCACTTCGCTGCCTGATGAGGGACCGGAGGTTGCGTCCATTCCGTTCCTGCTGCGCATATCTCTGCTCGATCCGTTTTTCCGAATCATGGGACTAATTTTATTGTCAATGGTATTCGGCTAATTTATCACCTGAAATTTCATTCATGCGATAGTTTCCCGTCTTTTTATATTTTCAATTATTGTCATGATTGCTACCGGTACCGATAAACTTATAAATACTGTCCTGTTTAAAATATGGAGCAAAAAAATGATAGGAAAGAAAACAATGTTGTGTCTGCTGGTAGCATCAATATTTTTAATGCCCATATCGGCAGTGAAAGATAGAACTATAAATATGGAAGAAGTGACAACCACCGAGGAAATCAATGTTCCTGTTACCATACTAAACACCGGATGCATCGGAGGAGATGATGAGCCGGAGATAACCGACGATGAAGGCGATACGCGGTTCGGTTACGTAGATGTGCTGTGGGCATCGTTCTATGAAGTGCCTGATGAGCCGGAGTATCTCTATGCGGCAATGAAGATTGCAGACCTGGAAGACAAAATAGGAACTGTATATGCCATACACTGGCACTATGACGATATGCACTACGATGTGGCATTCCACAATGGCGTGCTTATCCCACAGATGGTTTTCGAACATTGGAGTTGTGCTTACCATGAAAGACGGAGACCTGTAGATACATGGAACGATACCTACAATACGGGCTACTTCGATCTGGAAACAGGAGTCATCACATGGAAAATACATAAAAGCTGTATAGGCAATCCCCAGCCCGGCGATGTGATTACGCAATCATACGTTTTCACTGCACAGAGAATCTCCAAACTGGGACTGATACCTTTCGGCAAGCATCTTTTCGCATCCTTCAGCGACGCAACAGACCCCGATGACAGCGAGGATTACATCATACAATACTGAAGATCGCATTCCCCACCACAAAAACCTCTTCTCCTTTTCAGCGGAATGCTGCAAATCAAACTGTGAACAATCGACAAAATAAAATATGAGCAACGGCATTTATCAGGGATGCCTGTAATAACTTTCGACTATGATGATTTGATATCCCTCATGGGCAGGAAAATCGAGAGAGATGAACTTCTGCAGAAGATACCCATGATAGGGGCGGAGATAGACAGGGTTGAGGATGGAAGCATCTCCGTAGAGTTTTTTCCTGATAGGCCTGATTTATTGAGCGTTGAAGGGATAGCAAGAGCGATGCGTTCGTTCCTTGGGATAGAAAAGGGAATGAAAAAATATGGCGTGATGAAGCCTTCGATATCATTAAAAGTGAACGAGGGCATTAAAAAAGTCAGACCGCTTATTTCCGCTGCAGCGGTAAGAAATGTTAAGATGAATGAGAATTTCATCGTTTCCATGATGGAACTGCAGGAAAAACTGCATTTCTCGATAGGAAAAGATAGAAAAAAGATGGCTATAGGACTCCATAACCTTGATGCCGTTACACCCCCATTTGCCTATATGGCGGTCAAGCCAGACGAGGTGGAATTCATACCCCTCGGCGAATCACGGGAAATGAATCTCGATGAAATACTCCAGAGGCATGACAAGGGGATAAAATATGCACATCTTCTGAAGGATTACAGCACATACCCTATAGTACTGGATAAAAATGGAAATGTGCTTTCATTTCCGCCGATAATAAATGGAGAGTTGACCGCCGTCGACCTCTTCACGGAAAATCTTTTTGTAGATGTCACCGGAACCGAGGAAAAGGCGGTTGATAATGCTTTGAATATCATTACCGCAGCATTGGCCGAGAGAGGCGGAACGGTTGAAATGGTTGAAGTTGTTGATGAAAAAATCAGAAATACCCCCGATTTTAGCCCCGCTAGTAGTGAAGTTGATGTGCGTTATGCAACAAAAATATTGGGATTTGATGTTAAAAAGCATGCTGTAGACGCTCTTGAAAAAATGGGATTTGACGCACGACTTGAGGGTAACAGCATAAAGGTTGCAGTACCTCCGTGGAGGGTAGACATCCTTCACCCTGTTGACATAGTGGAGGATATTGCTATTGGATATGGTTATGATAAATTTTCTTCACAGCTGCCCAGAAGTATGACCTTTGGAAAATGTATTTCATGGGAAAAAATTCATGAAGCCATGATAGGAATGAAATTTAATGAAGTTGTAACAATATCATTATCAAACGAGGAAGACCAGTTTAAAAAAATGAATATCGAACCCAGAGAAATTGTCGGTATAGAAAACCCGATATCCAGCAAGCATTCATGCGTGAGGGTCTCACTTCTGCCTTCCCTGATGGAGATTTTATCAAAAAACAGGCACAATGATCTGCCCCAGATGGTGTATGAAATCGGGGACGTGGTTGAGATGTTGGACGGAATACCCTTCAACAAAATGATGGTGTCTGGAGTTAAAATAGATGCCAAGACAGGTTTTACCGAATGCAAGTCCATCGTTGAGGCGTTATTGAGAAGCATGGGAGCGAAAGCGCAAGTCCAAGAAAAAAGGCACGGGGCTTTTATAGAGGGAAGATGTGCATCATTAACTAAAGATGGCGAGATAGGTTACTTTGGGGAGATACACCCTTCAGTGATATCCAATTTTGATCTTGAGTATCCCGTTATAGCATTTGAACTGAGTGCTGAGAGGCTGCTTTCTATTTCTGAAAATAAATAGGGCAGACGATGTGTCAGCATGACAAATTTTTATAAAGCCGCAAAGTATTTGGATAAAAAATGTATTACACGGTGAAGCGGGTGTAGTGTAGTCTGGTATCACATAGCCTTGCCAAGGCTATTACTCGGGTTCAAATCCCGGCACCCGCATATGGGCGGCCTGACTTTTATGTCATGTTGCAGATGGTTGCCGCTTAAAGAACATTAATATAAGGCTGTTGACATTAAGGCGGTGAGATGGTCCAATGCAACCAAAAGAAAAATTAATAGAACAGGCCTATCATCTTGCATTTAAATACGAATCAGAATTGGGTAGCTGTCCCCAATGTGTTTTGGCGGCTATCAAAGAGACTCTTGATGTGGGAGATGAAAATACAATCAAATCAGCAGATGCGTTGGCTGGAGGAACCACCCTGTCTGCAGAAGGAACCTGTGGTGCCTTGGTGGGAGGGATGCTGGCCATAGGCTCTATTTTTGGAAGGGGGTACGATGATTTTAAGCAGGGCAAAAATAAACGACGCGTGTTTAAATACGGAAAAAAATTGTATGACCGCTTCGTTGATGAATACGGCTCGCCAATCTGCCGGGATGTCCAAAAAAGGATTATGGGCAGGTCATTTAATCTACTGGACCCGCTGGAATACAAAGAGTTTGAGAAAGCAGGCGCTCATGTGGATAAATGTCCGAGCGTGGCTGGAAATGTAGCCAGATGGACAGCTGAAATAATTTTAGATGAACTTAAAAAGTGATATCATTTGTTCTTTGCTTGCGCGACGGATTATATGGCACCAAATTATCCCCACAGCACTTTTTCAGCAATTTTTGCAACTTTTTCCCTTGCCTTTTCTGGGCAGCAAACCATTATTCCCCAATCAGTAATGCCCCTCATCTGAAGTGCGTTTGCAAGAGGGGTATATTCGCTCAAAGGCTTTACGTCTCCCTTATCCAGAATTTTCACGTCCATTTTTCTGAGGCGGGGCTCGGAAAGCAGTATGTCTCTCCCTGGAACATCTACGATTACATAGCCGTCGTCCAGTCCTGCCTTTTCCGCAATCTCATCCTCAATTTTCCCGACTTTTATGTGTGCCAGATATTCCTTTTCCTCCTTTTTCAGTTCAGAAAGAGTCATTGTATAAGCTCTCTTAAATAGCCTCCTGTATTTTAATCGGAGTGCAATATCTCTCTGAAATTTTCCCATGCCTTTCATATGCTCCATCAGCTCCCCGTCGGTCATCTGGGAAAAATCGAATAGCTCCGCCCTTTCAACTGCCCTAACGAGCATCAATTCAGCTATACGGACGGTCTTGTGAAGATAGACAGAAGAGTACATCAGCGAGCGGGCAACAAGCATGCTTTCTAT
It encodes the following:
- a CDS encoding glycosyl hydrolase, translating into MKHHSRFYTHTTLLIVVSLLCAPLVTPSFFASRTNSAGQFAINLDCSTDNGTIVPYAELNSGPLPIHYVKGNDITGQYKEVGIDFIRTHDFYGPTDISTIFPDWNADPEKEESYNFTSSDYYITGIVNAGCCIFYRLGESASDNETLRQPPQNFSKWAEICKHVVMHYNDGWDSGYNYNITYWEIWNEPDLDGFWNGTAEQYYELYKAAVQILKEYNESLKIGGPCTSSVGNANYTTGFLDYITENELPLDFFSWHMYADSPDELYMASRTVRKMLDDYGLADCENINTEWNINILSPQRDNDNAKNAAFTACVLTAFQDAGIDHAFRYRGTQDNNLLMKLLGFDLSIFAYDGTYKTPALTYLAMHYLVRDGPIRLSTPPMNTSDGISYLAGISGDKTNVSVLISNYDAPDVSYTLNIANLPWNECTAVYYLIDDSHHLEITENETLSSSNCSITTTIESNTVQFIRLTNSTSLPDEGPEVASIPFLLRISLLDPFFRIMGLILLSMVFG
- the pheT gene encoding phenylalanine--tRNA ligase subunit beta, translated to MPVITFDYDDLISLMGRKIERDELLQKIPMIGAEIDRVEDGSISVEFFPDRPDLLSVEGIARAMRSFLGIEKGMKKYGVMKPSISLKVNEGIKKVRPLISAAAVRNVKMNENFIVSMMELQEKLHFSIGKDRKKMAIGLHNLDAVTPPFAYMAVKPDEVEFIPLGESREMNLDEILQRHDKGIKYAHLLKDYSTYPIVLDKNGNVLSFPPIINGELTAVDLFTENLFVDVTGTEEKAVDNALNIITAALAERGGTVEMVEVVDEKIRNTPDFSPASSEVDVRYATKILGFDVKKHAVDALEKMGFDARLEGNSIKVAVPPWRVDILHPVDIVEDIAIGYGYDKFSSQLPRSMTFGKCISWEKIHEAMIGMKFNEVVTISLSNEEDQFKKMNIEPREIVGIENPISSKHSCVRVSLLPSLMEILSKNRHNDLPQMVYEIGDVVEMLDGIPFNKMMVSGVKIDAKTGFTECKSIVEALLRSMGAKAQVQEKRHGAFIEGRCASLTKDGEIGYFGEIHPSVISNFDLEYPVIAFELSAERLLSISENK
- a CDS encoding C-GCAxxG-C-C family protein → MQPKEKLIEQAYHLAFKYESELGSCPQCVLAAIKETLDVGDENTIKSADALAGGTTLSAEGTCGALVGGMLAIGSIFGRGYDDFKQGKNKRRVFKYGKKLYDRFVDEYGSPICRDVQKRIMGRSFNLLDPLEYKEFEKAGAHVDKCPSVAGNVARWTAEIILDELKK